A window of Fragaria vesca subsp. vesca linkage group LG7, FraVesHawaii_1.0, whole genome shotgun sequence contains these coding sequences:
- the LOC101299430 gene encoding pentatricopeptide repeat-containing protein At1g71460, chloroplastic-like: protein MEGLSVTSPSLFLQIHSFPPNFHFPATATNYDNLNTPHHRAFNLHALSRRHRKPPSFEERDAFPESLPLHTKNPRAVYKDIQRFAAQNKLNEALTILDYLDQQGIPVNATTFSHLITACVRTRSLDTGKKIHKYIWINGLESSEFLRQKLVNMYTSFGAVDDAHHLFDQMPGKNVYTWNALLRGTVVAGGKRYRDVLETYSEMRELGVEMNVYSFSNVIKSFAGASALSQGLKTHALLVKNGLIGSVIVRTSLVDMYFKCGKIKLARLVFEEVGERDVVLWGAMIAGFAHNRLRKEALQHLRIMVEEGIMPNSVILTSVLPVIGELSARKLGQEAHAYVVKTKSYLRQAFVQSALIDMYCKCGDMEMGRRVFYSSVERNAICWTALMSGYAANGRLEQALRSVIWMQQEGFKPDVVTVATALPVCAELKDLKRGKEIHAYAVKNCFLPNVSIVSSLMVMYSKCGVLDYSIRLFDGMEQRNVITWTAMIDSLVENGCLDGALGVIRSMLLSKHRPDSVAMSRMLAICGGLKNLKLGKEIHAQVLKKNFDSVPFVSAELVKMYGRCAAIDHAKSFFDTIPVKGSMTRTAIIEAYGYAGMYQEAISLFDQMRSKDLTPNNFTFQVVLSICDRAGFVDDACRIFHLISRRYKIRVTQEQYSLLIGLLTRSGRVEEAQRFIQMSSSLV, encoded by the coding sequence ATGGAAGGTTTATCAGTAACCTCACCAAGTCTCTTTCTCCAAATCCACTCTTTCCCGCCAAATTTTCACTTCCCGGCCACCGCCACCAACTATGACAACCTCAACACCCCCCACCACCGCGCCTTCAACCTCCACGCTCTGTCACGCCGCCACCGGAAGCCTCCCTCATTCGAAGAACGCGACGCGTTCCCGGAGTCACTACCGCTCCACACGAAGAACCCACGCGCCGTCTACAAGGACATCCAAAGATTCGCCGCACAAAACAAGCTCAACGAGGCTCTCACGATTCTGGACTACCTTGACCAGCAGGGCATCCCGGTCAACGCCACCACATTCTCCCACCTCATCACCGCCTGTGTCCGCACCAGGTCACTCGACACCGGAAAGAAGATTCACAAGTACATTTGGATCAACGGACTCGAAAGCAGCGAGTTTCTGAGGCAGAAATTGGTGAACATGTACACGAGTTTCGGGGCGGTTGATGATGCACACCACCTGTTTGATCAAATGCCTGGGAAGAATGTGTACACGTGGAATGCGTTGCTGAGAGGGACGGTGGTTGCGGGAGGGAAGCGGTACCGGGACGTGCTGGAGACGTATTCGGAGATGAGGGAGCTTGGGGTGGAGATGAATGTGTATAGCTTCTCGAATGTGATCAAGAGCTTTGCGGGAGCCTCGGCTCTTTCGCAGGGTTTGAAGACGCACGCGCTGTTGGTGAAGAATGGTTTGATTGGGAGTGTGATTGTGAGGACGAGTTTGGTGGATATGTATTTCAAATGTGGGAAGATTAAGCTTGCGAGGTTGGTGTTTGAGGAGGTGGGTGAGAGGGATGTGGTTTTGTGGGGAGCTATGATTGCGGGGTTTGCGCATAATAGGCTGCGTAAGGAAGCTTTGCAGCATTTGAGGATAATGGTGGAGGAAGGGATAATGCCGAATTCGGTTATATTGACGAGTGTGCTTCCGGTGATTGGGGAGCTTTCAGCACGAAAGCTTGGGCAGGAAGCGCATGCCTATGTGGTGAAGACAAAGAGCTATTTGAGGCAGGCGTTTGTTCAGTCTGCGTTGATAGATATGTATTGTAAGTGCGGTGACATGGAGATGGGAAGACGGGTGTTTTATAGTTCGGTGGAGAGGAATGCAATTTGTTGGACTGCTTTGATGTCGGGTTACGCTGCAAATGGGAGGCTGGAGCAGGCATTGAGGTCGGTCATTTGGATGCAGCAGGAAGGGTTTAAGCCGGATGTGGTCACGGTTGCCACTGCCCTTCCGGTTTGTGCAGAGTTGAAGGATTTGAAACGAGGGAAGGAGATTCATGCTTATGCTGTGAAGAATTGCTTCTTGCCCAATGTATCTATTGTTTCTTCTTTAATGGTGATGTACTCCAAGTGTGGCGTCTTGGACTACTCTATAAGATTATTTGATGGAATGGAGCAGAGAAATGTTATTACGTGGACAGCCATGATAGATTCCCTTGTCGAAAATGGGTGTCTAGATGGGGCACTTGGTGTCATAAGGTCAATGCTTTTGTCAAAGCACAGACCAGATTCTGTTGCAATGTCAAGGATGTTGGCTATTTGCGGGGGACTAAAGAATTTGAAGCTTGGGAAGGAAATCCATGCACAAGTTTTGAAAAAGAATTTTGACTCCGTCCCTTTTGTTTCTGCTGAACTTGTGAAAATGTATGGGCGCTGTGCAGCAATTGATCATGCAAAGTCATTTTTCGATACAATTCCAGTCAAGGGTTCAATGACACGGACTGCAATCATAGAAGCTTATGGATATGCTGGGATGTATCAAGAAGCTATTAGTCTATTTGATCAGATGAGATCTAAAGACTTGACTCCAAACAATTTCACTTTCCAGGTGGTTCTATCTATTTGTGACCGAGCTGGATTTGTTGATGACGCTTGCCGTATCTTCCATTTGATATCTCGGAGATATAAAATCAGGGTGACTCAAGAACAATACTCTCTACTCATTGGACTTCTTACTCGATCCGGCCGCGTTGAGGAAGCTCAGAGATTTATTCAAATGAGCTCATCTTTAGTATAA
- the LOC101300005 gene encoding F-box/kelch-repeat protein At3g06240-like: MEEHGELPPEIIDDILLRLPAKSLCRFKCVSKPWKALISDHDFVIKHINRATENKDVFLQRRRVIFTDSADKGLYTMDLDEFLKNHNHVGDIGDDYDADEQVAATELDYIYREQPSVRVSFFHSCDGLILLELSNAELYLVNPATSESKHLPKPRQDRDLSANYNYHLYGFGFDSSTSQYQLVRGDIFVPDENLHRIGTVISVFNFEADSWRHIPGLSHGYFPASSQLHRNENGVLLHGRFHWLMAPFARVQGDEEYVILVFNPTMIDETREIQLPLELSGGSQLVKVGAFREWLCITFATEEPHDVETYTEFWVMKEYGVRESWTKMRVSIPYTELYHSGFWTESHDLMFSGERLLLYNFDEEDPQIRKLSVRETGRVGRVGVYIESLVSVRDLNIMRIQT, encoded by the coding sequence ATGGAAGAACATGGCGAGCTTCCACCCGAGATTATTGATGATATTCTTTTAAGGCTACCAGCCAAGTCCTTATGCCGCTTCAAGTGTGTATCAAAACCATGGAAAGCCCTGATATCTGATCATGATTTTGTTATCAAGCACATCAATAGAGCCACTGAGAACAAAGATGTATTCCTCCAAAGAAGAAGAGTGATATTTACCGACTCCGCAGATAAGGGTCTATACACTATGGACCTGGACGAGTTCCTCAAAAATCATAATCATGTCGGTGATATTGGTGACGATTATGATGCAGATGAACAAGTAGCTGCGACTGAGCTCGATTATATTTACCGTGAGCAGCCAAGTGTTCGAGTTTCGTTCTTCCATTCCTGTGATGGTCTAATTCTCCTCGAGTTATCTAATGCAGAGTTATATTTGGTTAACCCTGCAACAAGTGAATCCAAGCATCTACCAAAACCACGACAAGATCGTGACTTGTCTGCCAATTATAATTATCACCTATATGGGTTTGGTTTTGATTCCTCCACTTCTCAGTACCAGTTGGTTCGGGGAGACATCTTTGTACCTGATGAAAACCTTCATCGGATAGGAACTGTGATAAGTGTCTTTAACTTCGAAGCTGATTCCTGGCGACATATACCAGGATTATCGCATGGTTACTTTCCTGCAAGTTCACAGTTGCATCGAAACGAAAATGGGGTCCTGTTGCATGGTCGTTTCCATTGGTTGATGGCGCCCTTCGCCAGAGTCCAAGGAGATGAAGAATACGTGATTTTAGTTTTCAATCCAACGATGATTGATGAGACTCGAGAAATTCAACTACCGCTTGAATTATCCGGTGGCAGTCAATTGGTAAAAGTAGGGGCCTTCAGAGAGTGGCTATGCATAACATTTGCGACAGAAGAGCCCCATGATGTAGAAACATATACCGAGTTTTGGGTCATGAAGGAATATGGAGTGAGGGAGTCGTGGACTAAAATGAGGGTCTCCATTCCTTATACCGAGTTATACCACTCTGGTTTCTGGACTGAATCTCATGATTTGATGTTTTCTGGAGAACGGTTACTTCTGTACAATTTTGATGAAGAAGATCCTCAAATCCGAAAGTTATCAGTTCGTGAAACTGGCAGAGTTGGTAGAGTTGGCGTATACATTGAGAGCCTTGTCTCAGTTAGGGATCTCAACATCATGAGAATACAAACATAG